One Pseudonocardia abyssalis DNA segment encodes these proteins:
- a CDS encoding isoprenyl transferase — MLLHTGEYPLRRVRVVVSPPPPHPSGARPPAIPRELVPHHVALVMDGNGRWANARGLPRIEGHRRGEASLMDVARGCIDIGVRWLSAYAFSTENWKRSPDEVRFLMGFNRDVIRRRVDEMHEMGVRVRWAGRRPRLWRSVIKELEVAEEKTRGNDVLNLTMCVNYGGRAEIADAVQKIAQLVADGRIKPGKVDERLIARYLDEPDMPDVDLFVRSSGEQRTSNFLLWQSAYAEMVFLDTLFPDFDRRHLWQAVEIYARRDRRFGGALDTPESAS, encoded by the coding sequence ATGCTCCTGCACACCGGGGAGTATCCCCTCCGTAGGGTGCGGGTCGTGGTCTCACCCCCGCCCCCGCACCCGTCGGGCGCCCGCCCCCCGGCGATCCCGCGCGAGCTCGTGCCGCACCACGTCGCGCTCGTGATGGACGGCAACGGCCGCTGGGCCAACGCGCGCGGCCTGCCGCGGATCGAGGGGCACCGCAGGGGCGAGGCGTCCCTGATGGACGTGGCGCGCGGCTGCATCGACATCGGCGTCCGCTGGCTGTCGGCCTACGCGTTCTCCACGGAGAACTGGAAGCGCAGCCCCGACGAGGTGCGCTTCCTCATGGGCTTCAACCGCGACGTGATCCGCCGCAGGGTCGACGAGATGCACGAGATGGGCGTCCGCGTCCGCTGGGCGGGACGCCGGCCGCGGCTGTGGCGCAGCGTGATCAAGGAGCTGGAGGTCGCGGAGGAGAAGACCCGCGGCAACGACGTCCTCAACCTGACGATGTGCGTCAACTACGGCGGCCGCGCCGAGATCGCCGACGCCGTGCAGAAGATCGCCCAGCTCGTCGCCGACGGGCGGATCAAGCCCGGCAAGGTCGACGAGCGGCTGATCGCCCGCTACCTCGACGAGCCCGACATGCCCGACGTCGACCTGTTCGTCCGCAGCTCGGGGGAGCAGCGGACGTCGAACTTCCTGCTGTGGCAGTCGGCGTACGCGGAGATGGTCTTCCTCGACACCCTGTTCCCCGACTTCGACCGCCGCCACCTGTGGCAGGCCGTCGAGATCTACGCCCGGCGCGACCGCCGATTCGGCGGCGCGCTCGACACCCCGGAGAGTGCATCGTGA
- a CDS encoding class I SAM-dependent methyltransferase has translation MQEHYFSADPSTPSRPDTVRVVLPDVDLTLATDSGVFSGSRLDSGTRILLEHAPMPPRRGPLLDLGCGYGPIALTLATRRRRLPVWAVDVNDRALDLTRRNAADLGNVSVGRPEEVPDDIEFAGIYSNPPIRSGKDVLHGLMTRWLPRLAPEGRAYLVVHKHLGSDSFADWLRSSGWPTERLISVQGYRILEVSCSSSEAPRSSG, from the coding sequence GTGCAGGAGCATTACTTCTCGGCGGACCCGTCGACGCCGAGCCGCCCGGACACCGTCCGCGTCGTGCTGCCCGACGTCGACCTGACGCTGGCCACCGACAGCGGCGTCTTCTCCGGCTCCCGCCTCGACAGCGGCACCCGCATCCTGCTCGAGCACGCCCCGATGCCGCCCCGGCGCGGCCCGCTGCTCGACCTCGGCTGCGGCTACGGCCCGATCGCGCTGACCCTGGCGACCCGCCGCCGGCGGCTGCCGGTGTGGGCCGTCGACGTCAACGACCGGGCGCTGGACCTGACGCGGCGCAACGCCGCGGACCTGGGCAACGTCAGCGTCGGCCGTCCCGAGGAGGTGCCCGACGACATCGAGTTCGCCGGGATCTACTCGAACCCGCCGATCCGCTCGGGCAAGGATGTGCTGCACGGGCTGATGACGCGGTGGCTGCCCCGGTTGGCGCCGGAGGGGCGGGCCTACCTGGTGGTGCACAAGCACCTGGGGTCGGACTCGTTCGCCGACTGGCTCCGCTCCTCGGGCTGGCCGACCGAGCGGCTGATCTCGGTGCAGGGCTATCGGATCTTGGAGGTGTCGTGCAGCAGCTCGGAGGCACCGCGCTCAAGCGGCTGA
- a CDS encoding TrmH family RNA methyltransferase, whose product MQQLGGTALKRLNRTWRRRATMQVGLMLQDVESPFNVGAIVRSAAVLGVDHLYLIGRSADPTTPKAQKLAMGTDRYLQVRGCATVREAVDAAHADGYHVVGLELTDTAKPLHELDLCRDVCVAVGNEARGMSSEMIAACDALGYIPQLGKVGSFNVASAVSIATYEVRRQEWAGAEDPAH is encoded by the coding sequence GTGCAGCAGCTCGGAGGCACCGCGCTCAAGCGGCTGAACCGGACGTGGCGGCGCCGCGCGACCATGCAGGTCGGGCTGATGCTGCAGGACGTCGAGAGCCCGTTCAACGTGGGCGCGATCGTGCGCTCGGCCGCCGTGCTGGGCGTCGATCACCTGTACCTGATCGGCCGCTCCGCCGACCCCACGACGCCCAAGGCACAGAAGCTCGCGATGGGCACCGACCGGTACCTGCAGGTCCGCGGCTGCGCGACGGTCCGCGAGGCCGTCGACGCCGCGCACGCCGACGGCTACCACGTCGTCGGGCTGGAACTCACCGACACCGCGAAGCCGCTGCACGAGCTCGACCTGTGCCGCGACGTGTGCGTGGCCGTCGGCAACGAGGCGCGCGGGATGTCCAGCGAGATGATCGCCGCCTGCGACGCACTGGGCTACATCCCGCAGCTGGGCAAGGTCGGGTCGTTCAACGTGGCGTCCGCGGTCAGCATCGCCACGTACGAGGTGCGGCGGCAGGAGTGGGCGGGGGCCGAGGACCCCGCCCACTGA